The Pantoea phytobeneficialis genome has a segment encoding these proteins:
- a CDS encoding sigma-54-dependent Fis family transcriptional regulator, whose protein sequence is MRSLNDRLPFKDESDPIFSLPGGAEVGEWDNLLWQGWHSFQRGEQPGWMRRSILQSWQRSQQRGTDPEDFTYIAPPAEELAAILEHNAELILVARSIMENLLAYNPDGHINLTDAQGVTLHFCGADMTPVGSILREEVLGTNCTARCLIEQRLVYVLSGENWKFDLRKRHRQCAAAPVRDASGQLIGVLTLTATPDNFNAHTLGTVQAAAEAVGQQLMLRRLLAEQQSILETLNEGVIVCDRHGRIKTLNRYARQIFSGLDPDAGPIDVLLQPQGASLLTMPFCNDRELQFMPDGVQSIPCLISLMPAPDGGRVLSLRENQRIRAITRRVMGVSASYTFEMIRGHAPRVMQAIQKARASSRTDSTVLLTGESGTGKELFAQAIHNASPRQQEAFIALNCGALPRDLVQSELFGYVDGAFTGSRRGGSPGKFELADGGTLFLDEIGEMPLEAQTSLLRVLQESELMRIGAANPLKVNVRIIAATHCNLLDAVEKGAFRRDLYYRLNVVSLEIPPLRERQEDIPGLVNTFILALCARLKRIAPQVSPDAMRCLQAWHWPGNVRELENLVERMVNLCEGLEIGRQDLPDEMVQRHQPAVQLPSLQENERQHVLQVVAEQQGNLRQSAQLLGISRTALYNKLNQWQVDLASLRRRL, encoded by the coding sequence ATGCGATCTCTGAACGACCGCTTGCCGTTTAAAGATGAAAGCGATCCGATCTTCAGTCTGCCAGGCGGCGCGGAAGTCGGCGAGTGGGATAATTTGTTGTGGCAGGGCTGGCACAGCTTTCAGCGCGGTGAGCAACCCGGCTGGATGCGGCGCAGCATTTTGCAGTCGTGGCAACGCTCGCAGCAGCGCGGTACCGATCCGGAGGATTTTACCTATATCGCCCCGCCCGCTGAGGAGCTGGCCGCGATTCTCGAACACAACGCCGAGTTGATCCTGGTTGCGCGCAGCATTATGGAGAACCTGCTGGCCTATAACCCGGATGGGCATATCAACCTGACCGATGCGCAGGGTGTGACGCTGCATTTCTGTGGCGCGGATATGACGCCTGTCGGCAGCATTCTGCGTGAAGAGGTACTGGGCACCAACTGCACGGCTCGCTGCCTGATTGAACAACGGCTGGTGTATGTACTGAGCGGTGAGAACTGGAAATTCGATCTGCGTAAACGCCATCGACAATGCGCTGCCGCTCCGGTGCGTGATGCCAGCGGTCAGTTGATTGGCGTGCTGACGCTGACCGCCACCCCCGATAACTTCAATGCACACACGCTGGGTACGGTGCAGGCGGCGGCAGAAGCGGTCGGACAACAGTTGATGCTGCGCCGTCTGCTGGCCGAGCAGCAGTCGATCCTTGAAACCCTGAATGAAGGGGTGATCGTCTGCGATCGCCACGGTCGGATCAAAACCCTGAACCGTTACGCCCGACAGATCTTTAGCGGGTTGGATCCTGATGCCGGGCCGATCGATGTGTTGTTGCAGCCGCAGGGAGCATCGCTGCTGACCATGCCATTCTGCAACGACCGCGAGCTGCAATTTATGCCCGATGGCGTGCAGTCGATCCCTTGCCTGATTTCGCTGATGCCCGCACCGGATGGGGGACGCGTGTTATCACTGCGCGAGAACCAGCGTATCCGCGCCATTACCCGCCGAGTGATGGGAGTCAGCGCCAGTTACACCTTTGAGATGATTCGCGGCCATGCGCCACGCGTGATGCAGGCGATTCAGAAAGCACGCGCCAGCAGCCGCACCGACAGTACCGTGTTGTTGACCGGTGAGAGCGGTACCGGCAAAGAGTTGTTTGCGCAGGCGATTCACAACGCCAGCCCGCGCCAGCAGGAGGCGTTCATCGCCCTTAACTGCGGTGCGCTACCGCGAGACCTGGTGCAAAGCGAACTGTTTGGTTATGTCGATGGTGCCTTTACCGGTTCACGGCGCGGCGGATCGCCAGGCAAATTTGAGCTGGCCGATGGCGGTACGCTGTTTCTGGACGAGATTGGAGAGATGCCGCTGGAGGCGCAGACCAGCCTGCTGCGCGTATTGCAGGAGAGCGAGTTGATGCGTATCGGGGCTGCCAATCCGCTGAAGGTCAATGTGCGGATTATCGCCGCCACCCACTGCAATTTGCTGGATGCCGTGGAAAAAGGCGCGTTTCGCCGCGATCTCTACTATCGCCTCAACGTGGTGTCACTGGAGATCCCCCCGTTGCGCGAGCGCCAGGAGGACATTCCCGGCCTGGTGAATACCTTTATTCTGGCACTGTGCGCGCGCCTGAAACGCATCGCGCCCCAGGTGTCGCCGGATGCAATGCGCTGCTTGCAGGCGTGGCATTGGCCGGGCAACGTGCGTGAACTGGAGAATCTGGTCGAACGCATGGTGAATCTGTGTGAGGGACTGGAGATTGGCAGACAAGACCTGCCGGATGAAATGGTACAGCGCCATCAGCCAGCCGTGCAATTGCCTTCATTGCAGGAAAATGAGCGCCAACATGTGTTGCAGGTAGTGGCGGAGCAGCAGGGCAATCTGCGCCAGTCGGCGCAACTGCTGGGGATTTCGCGCACCGCGTTGTACAACAAGCTGAATCAGTGGCAGGTGGACCTGGCATCGTTACGTCGGCGATTGTAG
- a CDS encoding Gfo/Idh/MocA family oxidoreductase, with protein sequence MSFDSKPVRVGLIGAGRMGSFHAENLAYRVPGATLAAIADPQPGAAERLAQQLGVAKAFSDLHALLQDPEIDAVAIAAPARTHAEWVIAAAQAGKHVFCEKPMAVTMDEADRAIAAAKSAGVVLQVGFNRRFDSGFAAAIAAVEAGENGVTQLSRSVTRDPALRDPSPIPPWTIFLETLIHDFDTLLHFNPHAKPVQVYALADALVRPDFKDKGLLDTSVVTIRFDNGAIATAEANFQAVYGYDVRGEVFGSKGMLQAGHINANHCVRYHAGGIAIDTSRLDSDLLREAYVAEMTEFARCIRTGATPRATGADARNALEIALACIESVQRNQPITLGGR encoded by the coding sequence ATGAGTTTTGATTCCAAACCTGTACGCGTTGGCTTGATTGGTGCCGGTCGCATGGGTAGCTTCCACGCGGAAAACCTGGCGTACCGGGTACCGGGAGCGACGCTGGCCGCCATCGCCGATCCCCAGCCTGGCGCGGCGGAACGGTTGGCGCAGCAACTGGGGGTGGCGAAAGCCTTTAGTGACCTGCACGCGTTGTTGCAGGACCCGGAGATTGATGCGGTGGCGATTGCCGCGCCAGCACGTACCCATGCCGAATGGGTGATTGCAGCGGCGCAGGCGGGTAAGCATGTGTTTTGCGAGAAACCGATGGCGGTGACGATGGATGAAGCCGACCGTGCCATTGCCGCAGCGAAAAGTGCCGGTGTGGTGTTGCAGGTGGGATTCAACCGTCGTTTTGACTCAGGGTTTGCGGCGGCCATCGCCGCGGTGGAAGCCGGAGAGAATGGCGTCACCCAACTCAGCCGTTCGGTGACGCGTGACCCAGCGTTGCGCGATCCTTCCCCGATCCCACCGTGGACCATCTTCCTCGAGACGTTGATTCACGATTTCGACACCCTGCTGCACTTCAATCCGCATGCAAAGCCGGTACAGGTCTATGCGTTGGCTGATGCGCTGGTGCGGCCGGATTTTAAAGATAAAGGGTTACTGGATACCTCAGTGGTGACGATTCGTTTCGACAATGGGGCGATTGCTACCGCCGAAGCCAACTTCCAGGCGGTATACGGCTATGACGTGCGGGGCGAAGTATTTGGCAGCAAAGGGATGTTGCAGGCCGGGCACATCAATGCCAACCACTGCGTGCGTTATCACGCGGGTGGCATCGCGATTGATACCTCACGGCTGGACTCCGACCTGCTGCGTGAAGCCTATGTGGCAGAGATGACGGAATTCGCGCGTTGCATTCGTACCGGCGCAACCCCGCGTGCCACCGGTGCAGATGCACGCAACGCACTGGAAATCGCGCTGGCCTGTATTGAGTCCGTGCAACGCAACCAACCGATCACGCTGGGAGGTCGCTAA
- a CDS encoding TIM barrel protein, whose translation MASYQLSVCAEMVFLDLPFIERVKSIHALGFGVEIWGWANKDIEALAATGARFTSMTGYLTGNLTDDDAIAELLQSAEASLAVAARLNCPGLNLHGTGLDDQGLPVKPVEVVTGAMWLKAADTLRKVAQLGERAGRVFTLENLNLPVDHPGTPFALAADTLALVEAVNSPALKMNLDLYHAQIGEGNLIELIRRAGPAIGEIQVADVPGRQQPGTGEINYRAIARTLHEIGYQGTVAMEGWASGDSTAALTQFRDHFSL comes from the coding sequence ATGGCGAGCTATCAACTGTCTGTCTGCGCCGAGATGGTGTTTCTCGATCTGCCGTTTATTGAACGCGTTAAAAGTATTCATGCGTTGGGTTTTGGCGTCGAAATCTGGGGCTGGGCCAATAAGGATATTGAAGCGCTGGCGGCTACCGGGGCGCGTTTTACTTCCATGACCGGCTATCTGACCGGCAACCTGACCGACGATGATGCCATCGCTGAGTTGTTACAAAGTGCCGAAGCCTCGCTGGCGGTGGCGGCGCGGCTTAACTGTCCGGGACTGAACCTGCACGGCACCGGGCTGGATGACCAGGGGCTGCCGGTCAAACCGGTAGAGGTGGTGACTGGCGCGATGTGGCTGAAAGCCGCTGACACGCTACGCAAAGTCGCCCAACTCGGCGAACGGGCAGGACGCGTGTTCACGCTGGAGAACCTTAATCTGCCGGTTGACCATCCCGGTACGCCGTTTGCCCTGGCCGCCGATACCCTGGCGCTGGTGGAGGCGGTGAACAGTCCGGCGTTGAAGATGAATCTCGACCTGTATCACGCGCAGATTGGCGAAGGCAACCTGATCGAACTGATCCGTCGCGCTGGCCCGGCGATTGGTGAGATCCAGGTGGCTGATGTGCCGGGGCGTCAGCAGCCGGGCACCGGGGAAATCAACTATCGCGCCATTGCCCGCACGTTGCACGAGATCGGCTATCAGGGCACGGTGGCGATGGAGGGATGGGCCAGTGGCGACAGCACTGCCGCGCTGACACAGTTCCGCGATCACTTCAGTTTATAA
- a CDS encoding substrate-binding domain-containing protein: protein MKIRSLFILLCSLLFSLSVSAKTFTVGVALANFDLNFVSILRTQMEAELKANQLKGQFVDAKGDVALQVQQVDDFINQGVDAIILNPVDTQGVLPMITAAKNAGIPLIFVNRKPEVKLPADMAYVGSDSALGGEMQMEALAKKMNYKGNVAILMGALSNEEARERTRAVEAVIAKYKDMKVVEKQSAKWQRNEAVDVVSSWLLNQRPIDAIAANNDEMAIGAIMALNQAKNEKILVAGIDGTPDGQQFVKNGKMVLTIFQDAKGQATGAVQVTKALLDKQKVQVYNWVPYKTITPENYTQFVAAN, encoded by the coding sequence ATGAAAATCAGAAGCTTATTTATCCTGCTCTGTTCGTTGTTGTTCAGCCTGAGTGTTAGCGCAAAGACCTTCACCGTCGGTGTGGCCCTGGCTAACTTCGACCTCAATTTTGTGTCCATTTTACGCACCCAGATGGAAGCCGAACTGAAAGCTAATCAGCTCAAGGGTCAGTTTGTGGATGCCAAAGGCGATGTGGCGCTCCAGGTGCAGCAGGTGGACGATTTTATCAACCAGGGGGTGGACGCGATTATCCTCAATCCGGTGGATACCCAGGGGGTGCTGCCGATGATCACCGCCGCGAAGAATGCCGGTATTCCGCTGATCTTCGTTAACCGTAAGCCGGAGGTGAAGCTGCCTGCGGATATGGCCTACGTCGGTTCAGATTCTGCGTTGGGTGGAGAAATGCAGATGGAGGCGCTGGCGAAAAAGATGAATTACAAAGGCAACGTGGCGATTCTGATGGGCGCGCTGTCCAACGAGGAAGCGCGTGAGCGTACCAGGGCGGTAGAAGCGGTGATCGCCAAGTACAAAGATATGAAGGTGGTCGAGAAGCAAAGTGCGAAGTGGCAACGCAATGAAGCGGTGGATGTGGTGTCGAGTTGGCTGCTTAACCAGCGTCCGATTGATGCCATCGCTGCGAACAACGATGAGATGGCCATTGGCGCGATTATGGCGCTGAATCAGGCGAAGAATGAAAAGATCCTCGTTGCGGGTATTGATGGCACACCGGACGGGCAGCAGTTCGTGAAGAACGGCAAAATGGTGCTGACGATTTTCCAGGATGCTAAAGGGCAGGCAACGGGGGCGGTGCAGGTGACCAAAGCGTTGCTGGATAAGCAAAAAGTGCAGGTTTACAACTGGGTGCCTTATAAAACCATTACGCCGGAAAATTACACGCAGTTTGTGGCGGCGAATTAA
- a CDS encoding YncE family protein, whose amino-acid sequence MKSLFNLRIAGVALAVVTALSLTACQAPAKKAAAPVVAPQPVASNVQQRVLAEGLYEMAYVPGSTASLYVASAQSFKGVNGGVIYRLDPATLKTLGETHTDLKNFGMTMEPDGSLLYVTNTLDGGISKVDVQSGKVLQRLKFGLINDKGFPTGAREIMLHDGLLYIGGVADPGLIWVVDAKTFKLKTTIKNAGKWVTGLLYSSVTNRIYAANGSGEILVINPRNHKIEQRWTPGDDKTYLLLNLAEDPATGRLFVTDNSKAKTTLVFDEHTGKVIKRIDGDALGIKFNTKRNEIYISQRESGKVLQLDATSYAVKNSWTLPTHPNSLLVSPDGQTLFVTVKQGFNKDHSAKGPDSVVRIPLN is encoded by the coding sequence ATGAAATCCTTGTTCAATCTGCGTATCGCGGGCGTGGCGCTGGCCGTGGTGACGGCGCTCAGTCTGACGGCCTGCCAGGCACCGGCAAAAAAAGCCGCTGCCCCGGTCGTCGCCCCACAACCGGTTGCCAGCAATGTGCAGCAGCGCGTACTGGCGGAAGGCCTGTATGAGATGGCGTATGTTCCTGGCAGCACAGCTTCGCTGTATGTCGCCAGTGCCCAGAGTTTTAAAGGCGTCAACGGTGGGGTGATCTACCGTCTTGATCCGGCCACGCTGAAAACCCTCGGCGAAACCCATACCGACCTGAAAAACTTCGGCATGACGATGGAGCCGGACGGCAGCCTGCTGTATGTCACCAATACTCTGGATGGCGGGATTTCAAAAGTTGATGTGCAAAGCGGCAAGGTGTTGCAGCGTCTGAAGTTTGGCCTGATCAATGACAAAGGCTTCCCGACGGGCGCGCGTGAAATCATGCTGCATGATGGCCTGCTGTATATCGGCGGAGTCGCCGATCCGGGCCTGATCTGGGTGGTGGATGCCAAAACCTTTAAGCTGAAAACCACCATTAAAAATGCCGGGAAGTGGGTCACCGGTCTGCTTTACTCCTCAGTGACCAATCGTATCTATGCGGCCAACGGCAGTGGCGAGATCCTGGTGATCAACCCGCGTAATCACAAGATCGAACAGCGCTGGACGCCGGGCGACGACAAAACCTACCTGCTGCTGAATCTGGCGGAAGATCCGGCCACCGGCCGCCTGTTTGTCACTGACAACTCCAAAGCGAAAACCACGCTGGTATTTGATGAGCATACTGGCAAGGTGATCAAGCGTATCGACGGGGACGCGCTGGGTATTAAGTTCAATACCAAACGCAATGAGATCTACATCAGCCAGCGTGAATCGGGCAAAGTGCTGCAACTCGATGCCACCAGCTATGCGGTGAAAAATAGCTGGACGCTGCCGACCCATCCCAACAGCTTGCTGGTGTCGCCGGATGGTCAGACGTTATTCGTGACGGTGAAGCAGGGATTCAACAAAGATCATTCTGCGAAAGGACCGGATAGCGTGGTGCGTATCCCGTTGAATTGA
- a CDS encoding DUF1330 domain-containing protein: MSAYVIFIRDETLNDSEMATYAQKAGEARGDHPINPLAFYGALETLEGPQAEGVVVLEFPDIDAAKGWYYSPAYQEAKEHRLKGANYRVLLVQGVTA, translated from the coding sequence GTGAGCGCATATGTGATTTTTATCCGCGATGAAACCCTGAACGACAGCGAAATGGCCACCTACGCGCAGAAAGCGGGGGAAGCACGCGGTGATCATCCGATTAATCCGCTCGCCTTTTACGGCGCGCTGGAAACGCTGGAAGGTCCACAAGCCGAGGGCGTGGTGGTGCTGGAGTTCCCGGATATTGATGCGGCAAAAGGCTGGTATTACAGCCCGGCCTACCAGGAAGCGAAAGAACATCGTCTGAAAGGGGCGAACTATCGCGTGTTGCTGGTGCAGGGCGTCACAGCGTAG
- the yghU gene encoding glutathione-dependent disulfide-bond oxidoreductase encodes MSEHQYQPAKVWTWDPEAKGNGAKTNRPTAGPTHEKTLPVGKHPLQLYSLGTPNGQKITILLEELLALGVKEAEYDAWLIRIGEGDQFSSGFVEVNPNSKIPALRDHSVNPPLRVFESGNILLYLADKFGHFLPKDVAGRTEALNWLFWLQGSAPYLGGGFGHFYFYAPEKIEYAINRFTLEAKRQLDVLDRQLADHRYLGGDEYSIADIATWPWYGNLILNNQYDGAEFLDVQSYKNVVRWAKEIAQRPAVIRGRKVNRAFGAAPEDQLLERHDASDFDTNTEDKRQARGE; translated from the coding sequence ATGTCGGAACATCAGTATCAGCCCGCAAAAGTCTGGACCTGGGACCCGGAAGCCAAAGGCAACGGCGCGAAAACCAACCGTCCGACTGCCGGGCCGACGCATGAGAAGACCCTGCCGGTCGGCAAACATCCGCTTCAGCTTTATTCGCTGGGCACGCCAAACGGCCAGAAAATTACCATCCTGCTGGAAGAACTGTTGGCGCTCGGCGTGAAAGAAGCCGAATACGATGCCTGGTTGATTCGCATCGGCGAGGGCGATCAATTCTCCAGCGGCTTCGTTGAGGTCAACCCTAACTCTAAAATCCCGGCACTGCGCGACCACTCGGTTAACCCGCCGCTGCGCGTGTTTGAGTCCGGCAACATCCTGCTGTATCTGGCGGATAAATTTGGTCACTTCCTGCCGAAAGATGTGGCGGGCCGCACCGAAGCGCTGAACTGGTTGTTCTGGTTGCAGGGTTCAGCCCCCTACCTTGGCGGCGGTTTTGGCCATTTCTATTTCTACGCGCCGGAAAAAATCGAATACGCCATCAACCGCTTTACCCTCGAAGCGAAACGTCAGCTCGACGTGCTGGATCGTCAACTGGCGGATCACCGCTATCTGGGCGGCGACGAATACAGCATCGCCGATATCGCCACCTGGCCGTGGTACGGCAACCTGATACTGAATAATCAATACGACGGCGCTGAGTTCCTGGATGTGCAGTCATATAAAAATGTGGTGCGCTGGGCGAAAGAGATTGCGCAGCGTCCGGCGGTCATCCGTGGCCGTAAGGTGAACCGCGCCTTTGGTGCCGCGCCGGAAGATCAGTTGCTGGAACGCCATGATGCCTCCGATTTTGATACCAACACCGAAGACAAACGCCAGGCGCGAGGAGAGTAA
- a CDS encoding sugar phosphate isomerase/epimerase family protein has protein sequence MKIAFDVDVIRDLGITRMVQQVAEWGYKYIEQSPHPQINPFYKHPKASREIITEYKNALRSTGVEISSFIVVYRWSGPDEARRQAAVKNWKRMIEIAVEMGVPVINTELSGNPNEPEICEEMFYRSMEDLLPIIEREGIRVEIQAHPWDFCEESNETADIVKSFHSDNVKYIYSAPHTFFYDKGKGDVKSMLHYAGDDLSHMLIADTMNHTKHCRYIVNPPGVDATIHQHVGVGEGEVNFDALFEALREMDFAKRTFKVGGESIISAALFGYPEKMKYQAVETRELIERELL, from the coding sequence ATGAAAATCGCTTTTGACGTGGATGTAATCCGCGACCTGGGGATCACCCGCATGGTGCAGCAGGTGGCGGAATGGGGCTACAAATACATCGAACAGTCGCCCCATCCACAAATTAACCCGTTCTATAAACACCCGAAAGCCAGCCGCGAAATCATCACCGAATATAAGAACGCGCTGCGCTCCACCGGTGTGGAGATCTCCTCGTTTATCGTGGTGTATCGCTGGTCTGGCCCGGACGAAGCCCGCCGTCAGGCGGCGGTGAAGAACTGGAAGCGGATGATCGAGATCGCCGTGGAAATGGGCGTGCCGGTGATCAATACCGAGCTGTCCGGCAATCCCAATGAACCGGAGATTTGCGAAGAAATGTTCTACCGTTCGATGGAGGATCTGCTGCCCATTATCGAACGCGAAGGCATTCGCGTGGAAATCCAGGCCCACCCGTGGGATTTCTGCGAGGAGAGCAACGAAACCGCTGATATCGTGAAATCTTTCCACAGCGATAACGTGAAGTATATCTACAGCGCGCCGCACACCTTTTTCTACGACAAAGGCAAAGGCGATGTGAAAAGCATGCTGCATTATGCCGGTGACGATCTGTCGCATATGTTGATTGCCGACACCATGAACCACACCAAACATTGCCGCTATATCGTCAACCCGCCGGGGGTTGATGCCACCATCCACCAGCATGTCGGCGTGGGTGAAGGTGAAGTCAATTTCGATGCACTGTTCGAAGCGTTACGCGAGATGGATTTTGCCAAACGTACTTTTAAGGTCGGCGGCGAATCGATTATCTCGGCAGCGTTGTTTGGTTATCCGGAAAAAATGAAGTACCAGGCGGTGGAAACCCGCGAGCTGATTGAACGCGAGTTGCTTTGA
- a CDS encoding LacI family DNA-binding transcriptional regulator, with amino-acid sequence MSKITMNAIAAAAGVGVATVDRVLNRRAPVRAATEKKVLEAAGRLGYRADLMPLLSSRALTPAVALRMGFILLAKNYSFYQSLTDALRQQTQPLHPAGSEAQFCWHDIDDVDAVVASLHTLAQQVDVIGLVALDHPLIRRAIETVSRQGVRVYALFSNFSPCGHAGYFGLDNQKAGRTAGWMATHLLHQPGPVGVLVGDHRFTCQESCEISFRSYLREQDNARQVLEPLKTHESIDGGYLATRRLLDEHADLALIFAPCGGIEGVIRALREQPQRRVALICHGPVSDGDLALIDGTITVMLRHRIEGLATTLVQTLQQHQADGSEHFMQVTLPFDIVTRENL; translated from the coding sequence ATGAGTAAAATCACCATGAATGCGATTGCCGCCGCTGCGGGTGTCGGTGTTGCGACGGTTGATCGCGTGCTTAACCGTCGTGCGCCGGTGCGCGCCGCCACCGAGAAGAAGGTGCTGGAAGCGGCGGGGCGTCTGGGTTATCGCGCTGACCTGATGCCGTTACTCAGCAGCCGGGCTTTAACGCCTGCTGTCGCGTTGCGTATGGGGTTTATTCTGCTGGCAAAAAATTATTCGTTTTATCAGTCGCTCACTGACGCGTTACGTCAGCAGACACAGCCGTTACATCCCGCCGGTAGCGAAGCACAGTTTTGCTGGCACGATATTGACGATGTGGATGCGGTGGTGGCCTCGCTGCATACGCTGGCGCAACAGGTGGATGTCATCGGGCTGGTGGCGCTTGACCATCCGCTGATTCGCCGGGCGATCGAAACGGTATCGCGTCAGGGCGTGCGGGTATATGCGCTGTTTTCCAACTTCTCCCCCTGTGGTCATGCCGGTTATTTCGGGCTGGATAACCAGAAGGCCGGACGCACCGCAGGCTGGATGGCGACGCATCTGTTGCATCAGCCGGGACCGGTAGGGGTGCTGGTGGGGGACCACCGTTTTACCTGCCAGGAGAGTTGTGAAATCAGTTTCCGTTCTTACCTGCGCGAGCAGGACAACGCGCGTCAGGTGCTGGAACCACTCAAAACCCATGAGTCGATTGACGGGGGTTATCTGGCAACGCGTCGTTTGTTGGATGAACATGCCGATCTGGCGCTGATTTTTGCGCCGTGCGGCGGGATTGAAGGGGTCATTCGCGCGCTGCGCGAGCAACCGCAGCGTCGCGTGGCGCTGATTTGTCATGGCCCGGTCAGTGACGGCGATCTGGCATTGATTGATGGCACCATCACGGTGATGCTGCGTCATCGTATTGAGGGTCTGGCAACTACCCTGGTGCAAACCCTGCAACAGCATCAGGCGGATGGCAGCGAGCATTTTATGCAGGTCACACTGCCGTTCGATATTGTCACACGGGAGAATTTGTAA
- a CDS encoding TIM barrel protein, producing MTIHIANAPCSWGVDDPKNPYLPPWQKVLSEAAQAGYRSIELGPWSYLPVEASELRQQLEHYGLSLVAGTIFDDLVSAANFPAMVELTHNICRNLSQVPTAEKTHAQNAPAPYLVIIDFGNPQRAKYAGQSDKAPRLSPEDWQRMMQHITTLSEIAWSEYGVRAVIHPHAGGCIEFADELEQLVQDIPHEVAGLCLDTGHLYYSGMDPIPYLNRYWDRIDYLHFKDVNEAVWRDVIARGIDFFAACAEGVMCPIGKGAINYPAVRAFLAERDYQGWITIEQERDPRHADTSLRDVTASLHYLQSVGF from the coding sequence ATGACTATCCATATCGCCAATGCGCCCTGTAGCTGGGGCGTCGATGATCCGAAAAATCCTTACCTGCCGCCGTGGCAAAAAGTCCTGAGCGAAGCGGCACAAGCCGGGTATCGCAGCATTGAGCTGGGGCCGTGGAGCTATCTGCCGGTGGAGGCCAGCGAGCTACGCCAGCAACTGGAACATTACGGGCTGTCGCTGGTAGCGGGCACAATTTTCGACGATCTGGTCAGTGCAGCCAATTTCCCGGCGATGGTGGAACTGACCCACAATATCTGCCGCAATCTCTCCCAGGTGCCGACGGCTGAGAAAACCCATGCGCAGAACGCGCCGGCTCCCTATCTGGTGATAATCGATTTTGGTAATCCGCAGCGCGCGAAATATGCCGGTCAGTCGGATAAAGCGCCACGCCTGTCCCCGGAAGACTGGCAACGCATGATGCAGCACATCACCACCCTGAGTGAGATCGCCTGGAGTGAATATGGCGTACGCGCGGTGATCCATCCTCATGCCGGAGGCTGCATTGAATTCGCCGATGAACTGGAACAGTTGGTGCAGGATATCCCGCACGAGGTGGCGGGTTTGTGTCTCGATACTGGCCATCTGTACTACTCAGGCATGGACCCGATTCCCTACCTCAATCGCTACTGGGATCGCATCGATTATCTGCACTTCAAAGACGTGAACGAGGCGGTATGGCGCGATGTTATCGCTCGCGGCATCGACTTCTTTGCTGCCTGTGCCGAAGGGGTGATGTGTCCGATTGGCAAAGGGGCGATTAACTATCCGGCGGTGCGCGCCTTCCTTGCGGAACGCGATTATCAGGGCTGGATCACCATCGAACAGGAACGCGATCCGCGCCATGCTGACACCAGCCTGCGCGACGTCACAGCCAGCCTGCACTATCTGCAATCAGTCGGATTCTGA